One genomic region from Phragmites australis chromosome 1, lpPhrAust1.1, whole genome shotgun sequence encodes:
- the LOC133908584 gene encoding uncharacterized protein LOC133908584 isoform X4 yields the protein MERIPAASAMDWSIDLDRGLRSRHHATRVHALDAAGPRLRQLCTSPIVPAPVSSAFGVLPGEARLFAETILLRLATEFRTADSALRARIVRTLLAAGGRGALAGARVAEPDQLLRRVKAVYDTGSARDRALALRVFGCLADIAKDSVHVRSLILSSLGATSALEVKAALLAAGCICRLSEDFSCIILEVLRRLICSRRSKPQVILAAIKAFPKLDCTLAVIHRVHEVGKQMVLGTLEDVFKAEMLSSLSRLASKSIILFSDQVELLLLFLGDDSSPSMKSMALKYLCIMFRRNTCHFPVIRTVFVRLLPLIDDEDFPLHCKSDVLRILQKVFCGKAPSIHHDNGSELSKLILAAENSLHSSSLEMQGTALEILVEVLCFLKQARPDLTVTTLKGSSFAYSECQGITNMSLIYEENGKDSPLYRIITAIMDHSISLINKVISKESKKVTSRNICISSELNKKYKALFSLMLKLVTCYPSAAAVALDKLKCLVKELAQINDSDYSEVVVTCAESFQTSVAVAELSASNDNVELLATSIEPSLVETDIWKAKLDSTEFDSKKSESLTHDLILSTLKSANSCYDMLCKTSDARCDLHDCIKGLIECVHQNASQYWSTYETFRMIMCACIAWNTCKIRDSNQESGDSKEEPNILFTPSVWIAQELCALRMTKMLITKQKYWEAYRSSMYCCREGLWFTASFVFRKLADAFELGSFSFWFKSLLLFSAGEIEMKLLLFPSATVKLVGELKTDGDLSEDLYCTETDADNTPSGSQELHGYQAKITGICGRTWLANDALVSNASSDCEFFFQRWFISLRSSFLEVLTDVLGILSAHSSAYEARGDNLTVSGELIKDQVLALAHCSLRLSDLAKSYDILAASHMDMDHHSFSSIARLAFMCSLFAFCTAYSVDFSKAYRNVEPFKLPKRFSHASILQDLHGRLDGSGRQIVSQLRQFMSTSFDDLDCLQSSARMSCSAFCRSLWNCLSWFPSTSSE from the exons ATGGAGAGGATCCCAGCGGCGTCTGCCATGGACTGGAGCATCGACCTCGACAGAGGCCTCCGCTCCCGCCACCATG CCACGCGCGTCCACGCTCTCGACGCCGCCGGCCCGCGCCTCCGCCAGCTCTGCACTTCCCCCATCGTCCCCGCGCCCGTCTCCTCCGCGTTCGGCGTCCTGCCCGGGGAGGCGCGCCTCTTCGCGGAGACCATACTCCTCCGCCTCGCCACCGAGTTCAGGACCGCGGACAGCGCCCTCCGGGCCCGCATCGTCAGgaccctcctcgccgccggggGACGCGGTGCGCTGGCCGGGGCGCGCGTCGCAGAGCCCGACCAGCTGCTCAGGAGGGTCAAGGCGGTCTACGATACGGGGAGCGCACGGGACAGGGCGCTCGCGCTGCGCGTGTTCGGATGCCTCGCCGACATCGCCAAGGACAGCGTGCACGTCCGCTCTCTCATACTCTCCAGCTTGGGCGCCACCAGTGCTCTCGAG GTGAAAGCGGCATTGCTTGCAGCTGGTTGCATTTGTCGGCTATCAGAGGACTTCTCATGCATCATCCTTGAAGTGCTAAGAAGATTGATTTGCTCACGGAGATCAAAACCACAAGTGATTCTGGCAGCAATTAAGGCTTTTCCGAAGCTTGATTGTACGTTGGCTGTTATCCATAGAGTTCATGAG GTTGGAAAACAGATGGTTCTAGGCACACTGGAAGATGTATTCAAAGCTGAAATGCTCTCTTCGCTCTCAAGATTGGCATCCAAGTCGATCATTTTGTTTAGTGACCAG GTGGAATTACTGCTTCTGTTTTTGGGTGATGACTCCTCTCCTTCTATGAAGTCTATGGCGTTAAAGTATCTATGTATTATGTTTCGCAGAAATACCTGCCATTTTCCTGTTATTAGGACTGTTTTTGTCAGATTGTTGCCGCTaattgatgatgaggattttCCACTTCACTGTAAGAGCGACGTGTTAAGAATTCTGCAGAAG GTGTTCTGTGGTAAAGCTCCAAGCATTCATCACGACAATGGTTCTGAGTTATCTAAGCTTATTCTGGCTGCTGAAAATTCTTTACATTCTTCTTCCTTGGAGATGCAAGGTACAGCTCTAGAAATTCTTGTGGAAGTATTATGCTTTCTCAAGCAAGCAAGGCCAGATCTGACCGTAACCACTCTGAAGGGTTCATCATTTGCATACTCTGAGTGCCAAGGAATTACCAACATGTCACTAATTTATGAAGAAAATGGTAAGGACAGTCCTCTGTATAGGATCATAACAGCGATAATGGATCATAGTATATCTCTGATCAATAAAGTAATTAGCAAGGAAAGCAAAAAAGTTACTAGCAGAAATATCTGTATATCATCTGAACTGAATAAGAAGTACAAAGCTCTTTTTAGCCTTATGTTGAAACTTGTTACATGCTAcccatctgctgctgctgttgctcttGATAAACTAAAATGCCTGGTAAAAGAACTGGCTCAAATTAATGACAGTGATTACTCTGAAGTAGTTGTTACCTGTGCTGAATCATTTCAGACAAGTGTTGCTGTTGCGGAACTGAGCGCTTCAAACGACAATGTTGAACTGTTAGCTACAAGTATTGAACCTTCTCTAGTTGAAACAGATATTTGGAAGGCAAAACTGGATTCCACTGAATTTGATAGCAAGAAGAGTGAATCCCTAACGCATGATCTAATTCTTAGCACACTCAAATCTGCAAATTCTTGCTACGATATGCTTTGTAAAACATCTGATGCTAGATGCGATCTTCATGATTGCATTAAAGGTTTAATCGAGTGTGTGCATCAGAATGCCTCTCAGTATTGGAGCACATATGAAACCTTCCGGATGATAATGTGTGCCTGTATTGCATGGAATACTTGTAAAATCAGAGATAGCAATCAAGAATCAGGTGATTCAAAAGAAGAGCCTaatatattgtttactccttcTGTTTGGATAGCTCAGGAATTATGTGCACTTCGAATGACCAAAATGCTTATAACAAAGCAGAAATATTGGGAAGCCTATAGGTCGTCTATGTACTGTTGTCGTGAAGGTCTCTGGTTCACAGCTTCTTTTGTCTTCAGGAAACTCGCAGATGCTTTTGAGCTAGGCTCTTTCAGTTTTTGGTTCAAATCATTGCTTCTTTTTTCTGCTGGGGAAATTGAGATGAAGCTATTGCTTTTTCCCTCTGCCACTGTAAAGTTAGTTGGTGAGCTAAAAACAGATGGTGATCTGAGTGAGGACCTTTACTGTACTGAAACAGATGCTGACAATACTCCCAGTGGATCTCAAGAGTTGCATGGTTATCAAGCAAAGATCACTGGTATTTGTGGCAGAACATGGTTAGCAAATGATGCCCTTGTATCAAATGCCTCTTCAGATTGTGAATTCTTTTTCCAGAGGTGGTTCATTAGCCTCAGATCATCATTTCTTGAGGTCTTAACTGATGTCCTTGGTATTCTTAGTGCGCATTCTTCTGCTTATGAAGCAAGAGGAGACAATTTAACTGTATCTGGAGAGCTTATCAAAGACCAAGTACTTGCTTTGGCTCATTGCTCTTTAAGGCTAAGTGACTTGGCAAAGAGTTACGATATCCTTGCGGCATCCCATATGGACATGGATCATCATAGTTTTAGTAGTATAGCTAGGCTTGCTTTCATGTGCTCGCTTTTTGCATTTTGTACTGCGTATTCTGTGGATTTCTCAAAGGCGTATAGAAATGTAGAGCCCTTCAAACTTCCGAAGAGGTTTTCTCATGCTTCAATCCTACAAGATTTACATGGAAGACTGGATGGATCTGGCAGGCAGATTGTTTCCCAACTGCGACAATTCATGTCCACTTCTTTTGATGATCTGGACTGCTTACAGTCCAGCGCAAGAATGAGTTGTTCAG CATTTTGCAGAAGTTTATGGAACTGCCTTTCGTGGTTCCCAAGTACTTCTTCAGAGTAA
- the LOC133908584 gene encoding uncharacterized protein LOC133908584 isoform X5, which produces MVLGTLEDVFKAEMLSSLSRLASKSIILFSDQVELLLLFLGDDSSPSMKSMALKYLCIMFRRNTCHFPVIRTVFVRLLPLIDDEDFPLHCKSDVLRILQKVFCGKAPSIHHDNGSELSKLILAAENSLHSSSLEMQGTALEILVEVLCFLKQARPDLTVTTLKGSSFAYSECQGITNMSLIYEENGKDSPLYRIITAIMDHSISLINKVISKESKKVTSRNICISSELNKKYKALFSLMLKLVTCYPSAAAVALDKLKCLVKELAQINDSDYSEVVVTCAESFQTSVAVAELSASNDNVELLATSIEPSLVETDIWKAKLDSTEFDSKKSESLTHDLILSTLKSANSCYDMLCKTSDARCDLHDCIKGLIECVHQNASQYWSTYETFRMIMCACIAWNTCKIRDSNQESGDSKEEPNILFTPSVWIAQELCALRMTKMLITKQKYWEAYRSSMYCCREGLWFTASFVFRKLADAFELGSFSFWFKSLLLFSAGEIEMKLLLFPSATVKLVGELKTDGDLSEDLYCTETDADNTPSGSQELHGYQAKITGICGRTWLANDALVSNASSDCEFFFQRWFISLRSSFLEVLTDVLGILSAHSSAYEARGDNLTVSGELIKDQVLALAHCSLRLSDLAKSYDILAASHMDMDHHSFSSIARLAFMCSLFAFCTAYSVDFSKAYRNVEPFKLPKRFSHASILQDLHGRLDGSGRQIVSQLRQFMSTSFDDLDCLQSSARMSCSGNLEKDSYSLCHFAVASLLRVSGNAKAKEITNGEDCLSAFYEGLQFLSSILQKFMELPFVVPKYFFRVRPCLGAELYMFDSNPANKHEISVEPGFHLSLTLCMQWKRVLERNVIRLVKFYCILAANSESCIDVAGTRSKQFEPHKITEMVELNTKLLHYIKNDLRKSWDEKNFHSSTNMVTAFACFEPTDSGQGLSSCLLNVSSFPEGSYQIKWHACCVDENGSYFVLPPLNDGVVFSVRKS; this is translated from the exons ATGGTTCTAGGCACACTGGAAGATGTATTCAAAGCTGAAATGCTCTCTTCGCTCTCAAGATTGGCATCCAAGTCGATCATTTTGTTTAGTGACCAG GTGGAATTACTGCTTCTGTTTTTGGGTGATGACTCCTCTCCTTCTATGAAGTCTATGGCGTTAAAGTATCTATGTATTATGTTTCGCAGAAATACCTGCCATTTTCCTGTTATTAGGACTGTTTTTGTCAGATTGTTGCCGCTaattgatgatgaggattttCCACTTCACTGTAAGAGCGACGTGTTAAGAATTCTGCAGAAG GTGTTCTGTGGTAAAGCTCCAAGCATTCATCACGACAATGGTTCTGAGTTATCTAAGCTTATTCTGGCTGCTGAAAATTCTTTACATTCTTCTTCCTTGGAGATGCAAGGTACAGCTCTAGAAATTCTTGTGGAAGTATTATGCTTTCTCAAGCAAGCAAGGCCAGATCTGACCGTAACCACTCTGAAGGGTTCATCATTTGCATACTCTGAGTGCCAAGGAATTACCAACATGTCACTAATTTATGAAGAAAATGGTAAGGACAGTCCTCTGTATAGGATCATAACAGCGATAATGGATCATAGTATATCTCTGATCAATAAAGTAATTAGCAAGGAAAGCAAAAAAGTTACTAGCAGAAATATCTGTATATCATCTGAACTGAATAAGAAGTACAAAGCTCTTTTTAGCCTTATGTTGAAACTTGTTACATGCTAcccatctgctgctgctgttgctcttGATAAACTAAAATGCCTGGTAAAAGAACTGGCTCAAATTAATGACAGTGATTACTCTGAAGTAGTTGTTACCTGTGCTGAATCATTTCAGACAAGTGTTGCTGTTGCGGAACTGAGCGCTTCAAACGACAATGTTGAACTGTTAGCTACAAGTATTGAACCTTCTCTAGTTGAAACAGATATTTGGAAGGCAAAACTGGATTCCACTGAATTTGATAGCAAGAAGAGTGAATCCCTAACGCATGATCTAATTCTTAGCACACTCAAATCTGCAAATTCTTGCTACGATATGCTTTGTAAAACATCTGATGCTAGATGCGATCTTCATGATTGCATTAAAGGTTTAATCGAGTGTGTGCATCAGAATGCCTCTCAGTATTGGAGCACATATGAAACCTTCCGGATGATAATGTGTGCCTGTATTGCATGGAATACTTGTAAAATCAGAGATAGCAATCAAGAATCAGGTGATTCAAAAGAAGAGCCTaatatattgtttactccttcTGTTTGGATAGCTCAGGAATTATGTGCACTTCGAATGACCAAAATGCTTATAACAAAGCAGAAATATTGGGAAGCCTATAGGTCGTCTATGTACTGTTGTCGTGAAGGTCTCTGGTTCACAGCTTCTTTTGTCTTCAGGAAACTCGCAGATGCTTTTGAGCTAGGCTCTTTCAGTTTTTGGTTCAAATCATTGCTTCTTTTTTCTGCTGGGGAAATTGAGATGAAGCTATTGCTTTTTCCCTCTGCCACTGTAAAGTTAGTTGGTGAGCTAAAAACAGATGGTGATCTGAGTGAGGACCTTTACTGTACTGAAACAGATGCTGACAATACTCCCAGTGGATCTCAAGAGTTGCATGGTTATCAAGCAAAGATCACTGGTATTTGTGGCAGAACATGGTTAGCAAATGATGCCCTTGTATCAAATGCCTCTTCAGATTGTGAATTCTTTTTCCAGAGGTGGTTCATTAGCCTCAGATCATCATTTCTTGAGGTCTTAACTGATGTCCTTGGTATTCTTAGTGCGCATTCTTCTGCTTATGAAGCAAGAGGAGACAATTTAACTGTATCTGGAGAGCTTATCAAAGACCAAGTACTTGCTTTGGCTCATTGCTCTTTAAGGCTAAGTGACTTGGCAAAGAGTTACGATATCCTTGCGGCATCCCATATGGACATGGATCATCATAGTTTTAGTAGTATAGCTAGGCTTGCTTTCATGTGCTCGCTTTTTGCATTTTGTACTGCGTATTCTGTGGATTTCTCAAAGGCGTATAGAAATGTAGAGCCCTTCAAACTTCCGAAGAGGTTTTCTCATGCTTCAATCCTACAAGATTTACATGGAAGACTGGATGGATCTGGCAGGCAGATTGTTTCCCAACTGCGACAATTCATGTCCACTTCTTTTGATGATCTGGACTGCTTACAGTCCAGCGCAAGAATGAGTTGTTCAGGTAATCTCGAAAAGGATTCTTATTCTCTTTGCCATTTCGCTGTGGCATCTTTGCTTCGTGTAAGTGGGAATGCTAAAGCTAAAGAAATAACAAATGGAGAGGACTGTTTATCTGCTTTTTATGAAGGGTTGCAATTTCTGTCCAGCATTTTGCAGAAGTTTATGGAACTGCCTTTCGTGGTTCCCAAGTACTTCTTCAGAGTAAG gccttgccttggtgctgAACTTTACATGTTTGATTCAAATCCTGCGAACAAACACGAAATATCAGTAGAGCCTGGTTTCCATTTGTCTCTGACACTCTGCATGCAGTGGAAGCGTGTGTTAGAGAGAAACGTGATTCGCCTCGTGAAATTTTACTGTATTTTAGCCGCAAACTCGGAATCCTGCATAGACGTAGCAGGGACAAGAAGCAAACAGTTCGAGCCGCACAAGATCACCGAAATGGTTGAGCTGAATACCAAGCTGCTGCATTACATAAAGAATGACCTGAGGAAGTCTTGGGACGAGAAGAATTTCCATTCGAGCACGAACATGGTGACGGCCTTTGCATGCTTTGAACCAACCGATAGTGGGCAGGGATTATCAAGTTGCCTGCTGAATGTCTCCTCGTTTCCTGAAGGTTCATATCAGATAAAGTGGCACGCGTGCTGCGTCGACGAGAACGGCTCCTATTTCGTCCTCCCGCCTCTAAACGATGGTGTTGTCTTCTCTGTCCGGAAGTCCTGA